The Alnus glutinosa chromosome 1, dhAlnGlut1.1, whole genome shotgun sequence region attaacaaaaaccCAAGGAACAAGAATCCAACCTAATATTACCGCTCACACGTACAGGTATGGGCCTagcaaagcaaagaaaaaagtaCCCATCCATATATTGctcatatcaaaaaaaaaaaaaaaaaattacacgaTTTTTATCATTGGAGCAACCATAAAAGCAAAATCAATAAGAGTCAAACATaaagaacaaaaacccaaaCCTCACTATCTGCCAAAGCATAAATAGAAAACTAAAAGAACCCATTAACGATACGGATACATAAAGCAAAGCCTAGACGATTATTTGGATTGAAAAGTGTGAATAAGAGCTTCAGAGCAATCGTATTAGGTGAAGCAAAAGCATAAATTTGGGCAAAAATTAAGTacttgaaatttcaaaaaaaaaaaaaaaaaaaaaaaaaaaaaaaaaattagatattaGTTTTACCTCAAAATCTGGAGGAAAAGGACCAAATATTGCTTGGAGAGCGTTCCAAGGGAGTCAGCCCTGGGCAGCCTTACATGGGCGAGAAAAGGAAGATTGATTTTTGAAGATTAGGATCCAACAATGTTAGAGTCTTAGACAGACTCAAAGACTGGTGTGCGCACTTAAAGGGGTTTGGCGCACCTTCAGCTACTCGTCCGACACAGACAAATGTGAATATGTGAAAACAGTGGCAACTGGTATCTGATAATAAGGGAGAGTGTGCTCAATCCCTCCCTTGGAACGTTCAGTAATAAgggaaatgatatttaatttgtaaacatttttttattatttgtacatACCTTTTATATAGATtaagattttttataattatttactcgaatttaagagaatttgaacAAGTAAGTGTGAGAGATCATTTATAAGACctatttgaccaaataaaaattgagctgcTTAACCACTCATCAGATCAGGTAGGTCccataagtgatctctcaccattttttgattaattatatatgagACTCTTTattattgattattttaattctgttttcgaagttttgaaaaaaattcacttatgTCTTTTACCTTCTCTtagaatttggatcctctccatttgaaaaTAGAGAGGATTCTCTCGATTTAGGGTAAAAGTGAGGATGtagttgtcttttcatattttatgaaaatgtaaaaagacaatTATGTCCTCATTGTTGCACTAAACGGATAGAATCTCCTCCTTCTTATGGTTATTACGCCATCAACAAATTGTTcgtttaattcaattttttttcttcttaaaatattaaaaaaaaaacaaaaaaaaaaaatatgaaaaggcGACCGGAGTGATTATTTTACTTAAGTGTGATTATAATAACACATACCGATTGAGAACCAATAACAGGAGCTAGATGATGAGAAACCGCATGCAATCATAAATCGATGAGGCCCAAAGTGTGGAACCCAATGGTGCAATCATAtagtacaattttttattttacatattctTATACTATTGATAGATTACAATATGCTACACGAAaatcttataaaataaaaaaaaacaaaaattacatatatttttgacataaataatttaattagaaTGAATGAGAAAAAATTCCCCCAAGTAGAAAAACTAGCTTGTCCTTTTGGTGGAGCCTAATGAAGTTAAACTTTTCAGTAAAATGACCcgaaacaaatataaaatgtaTAATTAATAACCAATTATAATTGCCCAAAGCGTTGCTGCCCGCCCATAAGATCTATGGCCCATGGGctgtaaaacaaaacaaaataagaaaattaaaggaaaaagagagtAATCCACCCGCAACAAGGAAATAAACGCTCTTTCTTTGAGACTAGTACTTCAACGTAAAACCGACTCCGACGCCGACGCCGACGCCGACTCCTGCAGGGATTGCAGGATTTCTTAtacctattatatatattcaccTTCGACTGAGTTCAGAGAGCAACTCCAAGCTTTGCATACTACTCTTCCTAAACTGCAGTCTGCGTcatcatcttctttttcttctaggAAAAAGACAGGGAGTTCCGccaaagaaagacaaaaacggagaaaaaaatcaatcttgCAAAGGATATCTGATTTGACAGATTCTCCAATGAAATCTGATCTCCTCCCACATCGATCAACTTTTCAGGCCCAACGCTCCCAGGTTGAAAAAGCCCTTACCTATCCTTCTCCCACGTGAACTTTACGGCCTCTACGCTCGCGGGGAGACAATTGACAAATCACACGGCAGCTATCCTTCTATCACATGAACTCTACGGCATCAACCCTCGCATGGAGCGAAAGAAATGGCCAAGATAATTCTGAAGATAGCAACGGATCACAGCATAACACACCCGTGAAGAAGCAGTGTTTTTAGGTCCGTTTGGATCtgtgatatttaaaaaaaatgatttttaaaaacacagatagtgtttgacaaaatcgcagtttaacctttaaaatcgtaaattaatctttaaaattttacgcttttaaaaaagcatcatcttatcaaaaaaacagaaaacagattttctgtattttcgaatcgtaatttttaaaaacataattctcaaacgatttatattctgtaatttgatttaaaatcaaacttattatctacgaaatcagAATTCCAAACACTTCCTCCCaacctacctttttttttttttttcgcatgaGTTCTTCCATCGCCACAATCGTACGGAGAAAAGTATCCCACAAGGCCACAACAATCTCATGAATCAATGACACAAAAGAGCGCCCATGATAGTTCTGAAGGGAGCAACGCATCACAGCACAAAGTCAACCGCGAAGAAGCGGaagctctttttctttttctttttctttttgtttttgtttcgaTTTTGATATTGTTCTGTTTTGCTCTTCTTTtgcttcatttatttatttatttttattattatttttttatgaatcagAAAATCTTTTGAGTTCGAACGTACTTCCAAAACGACCATCTTTCTAATCGAACCATTCAGTATGTCTGTTAATGGGCCGATTCTGAATCAATTGGGTAGCGACGGAATATCGATCGATCTTTCTACgtactttttttagtttttctctcAACTCTAATATTCTAGTTGTATACTTGTATTTAAGTCTTGACTAAATAATTGGATATTCAGagtacaaaataaaaattagtgttTACTTTCACTCGATGATATCTATCTCTTAGCAAGTTAGCATTGTccctttatgttgattaatatATTTCTCACCTTGAAAAATTACATTAagcttaataattttttgttaaaaaaaaaaaagaaaagcccgGTAAGATCGTGTCCAttcaaagataaattttttaaaattacttttagacTACTTATAGGAcccacttgaccaaataaaaattaagttgtcCAACCATTTATCCAGTCAGATGAGTCTTATAAGTGACTTCTCACAATCACTTGTCCGAATCCtatcaaattcgaacaaataattatagatgaTTCTTATCTGTATAAATatgtacaaagtgtgtacaaataacacatgtTCAGATGTCCAATAAAAAaggcccccccaaaaaaaattgttataagtTTTCAAACTTAATCATACATATGATTTTTGTCTAAATATGATTTTGTtccattaattatatatgagaCTCTTGATTATTGATTATTTCAATTCTGTTTTggaagttttgaaaaaaaatcattgatgtCTTTTACCTTCTCTTATGGTTATTATGCCATCAACAAATTGTTCAcataattggattttttttcttaaaataaaaaaataattaaaaaaaaagtatgagaGGGCGACCAAAATGATTATTCTATCTGAGCGTGACCATAGTAGCGCCTATCTATTAAAAACCAATAACAAAAGCTAAACGATGAGAAATCGCAAACAATCATAAATCAATGAAGCTCAAAGTGTGGAACCCAATGGTGCGATCatataatagttttttttttttttttcacatattCTTATACTATTCACGTATTACAATATGTTACATTAAaatcttataaaataaaattaaaaaagaaaaaggaaattacatatatttttgacatatataatttaattagaaTGAATCAGAAAAAATTCCTCCCGTAGAAAAACTAGCTTGTCCTTTTGGTGGAGTCTAAGTGCATGTCATATGTTTTCACTTTCCCTCACtgttgtttctattttttggaTCCTTCCAACTAATTATATGGTAAATAAATATTGTACcttcatctttttatttttatttttattatttataattcaataataattttaaaattcacataaCATATGAGAAGACATAGGAAATACTTTAGTCCTCCTAGCAAGGGCGGAGGTAAAAGGGGATTGGGGGCTGTtttctccaaaaataaataaataaataaataaaaatctaaacTCTTTTTTAGTtggatataaattataattggGTGTTCCTTAGTTTTTTTcttgccaagaaaaaaaagcgGTAgaatgatttaaataaatttctttattcAAAACGACAGCCTAATTGTCGTGTTGAGAGCTATCCACAGacggccaaaaagaaaaagagagtaatAATTGGACGAGGCgaataaaagaaagaatccCAAGACTCTCTCTCTCCGCACCCATTGACTCCTCCGACCTCTATTTCTCCATTCCTCTGCTCACCGCCACCATCACCGCCACAACATCCTCTCGAAGCTCAGAGCTGATCTGTCGCCACCATGACTCatatccttttttcttttttcagatcTCAACGCTTTTCTACGCTTCTTTTACTTTGTTAATTCTTTGTATGTAATTGTTTGAATACTTTGGGGtttctttgctttgttttgttctggtttggtttggtttggttttccTTGACTCGGATCTTCACGCGGAAACCAGAGGGAGAAGGATCGCGAGCGCGCTCAGTCTCGCACCGGCAAGGGTTCCAAAACCAAAGAAGACGGCTTGACCCCTGAACAGCGCCGCGAGAGGTCCAAACCTTTTGTTGATTCTCAATTTGTTTGTTCAAATTCTAAGTTTGGTTTTGGTTTGTGTGGGCAGGGATGCGAAGGCTCTGCAAGAGAAGACGGCGAAGAAGGCTGCGCAGGCGTCGGGAGGAGGAGGGAATACCTCCGGTGGAGGTAAAAGCGAAAACAAGAAATAGAATTTAGTGTTTCGATGGGGTTAATTTGTGAGTTTGTGGTGATTGTTCTCTGGGTAAGTGTTTATGTGGATGAATCTTCTGTGGTTTCATGCCTATGAATTGTTATTGATGCTTTGAGAGACATGATTGTTGTGCGTTGTTTAAggaatttattgttgttatgtACTTCGATTGGTAATGTGAGAATTACAAataagtttaaatttgtgttgatttttcCTAGTTATACGTTTGTTTCAATTTTCTTCTTGTCTGGTTGTGTGTAGTGTGTAGAGTTGGTGAATGTATTATTGCATTTGAATTGTAAAGAGCATGGTATACAATTTTTTGGGGGGTTGACCTAATTATTGAggttctttttcccttttctattaatctaaactatttttgaagggATGCTATTTTTTGAGAAACATTACTTCTTGGGGGTTTTTTAATGTTACTGTTTTAGGTGCCTTATTTCATAGGGGTCTTAGTTACCCTTTTGAGCCAGCCCCAACctagagaaagagggagagagagaaagcagtACTCTTGTGAGGAGGGCGGTTGCATAGCAAGTTCATCAAATGACAATCTGGATTTTAGTCAACTCTTTCTTCATTTTGCCCCATTTGTGTAGACAAAGCTTACCAAATATAACATGATACCCATCCAACCTTTATAACAAACTGAAATCTGGCAAGAAGAGTTAGAAACTTACAAATAATATAGACTATGTATCTTATTGGTTTGAGAAAACTCATTTGTCTAACTGGCATTAAATAGTGTTGCATGTATGAGtcaaacagtttttttttaggaagcattaaatttatttaaacttattttttgaAGTGAATTCATATTGAACTTGTTTCAAAGACAGAGCATTGTTTGTTAAAATGGCAAGGGCCCcatcaatctttttttcttttggatgaatAAGGGGCCCTATCAATCTTGCCGGCTGGCCTCCTCCTATCATAGGCGATCCTTAAAGACGTTTGTTTGGCAAAAACTTTTAGAGGGTGATTTTTGCCTTTTGGTTATGGTGTAACATAACGATTAACgtagttttgaatgttttgtgttttaagttgtttgataatgtttttgattttttgccCTAAAAAGCGTTGTCAAGCCGAAAAACTGTTTGGCTAGGCGTCTCAAATCCTGCTTTGAGACCTTATGCTTATGGTGGCAAAAATTGAAGCATGTCTAGCCCTTTTTAGTATAACTGCCAACTGCCCACTACATCATGTCAAAGATGACCTTCGGTTGGTGAGGTTAGAGCTGATCTCCATTTATACAAAGCATAAATACATTAAATGATGTATCAGATGATAGCTTCTTGGTTGCCCTAAGCCTAGTCTATTAACATTTTATCGGTCAATTAAAATACTTGTAAATGCTATGATAACTTGTTTAATACGGAAAATTCTCTTGCTATGGCAGTAACCTAATCTAGGGTGCTCCCCCACCccccgaaaaagaaaaaagacacgTTCTACGGTGGGGACAACTAAGCCATACTTCAGCCCTAATGTCAATGGGAGTTAACAGTTAACCTAGTGAATTCTGGTTTGCAAATGTTCCTTGGATCCAGGATTTGAGTATCTACCTAGAGAATGCCGGGGTCCCCTACTCATATCACTGTTAGAGTTTTTCAAGAACCCCGTTTTCCTTGGAAACATATTTCCTACAAATGAAACTCTTACAAACGagtttttaaaagtaatttgtgtcttttaaactattaaaaaagcatgtgagaaacacatttaAAAAACTATGTGCTTTTTACATGCTAAGGACATATGTTACTTTCCTTTGTGTTCCTTGCTCCATCTAATtaacagctctctctctctctctctctctctctctctctcttcccccttTAATGCGCCTCTTGTCCTAAATATCTTTAGACTTTGAGTCTTCTCCAAACTCACTCAGCTATGGTACTCTTGCCTCTTCCCATAAATAATTTGTCTAGCATCAGTACAGAATCTAAATTATTTCTGTTTACATTATCATTTTTTACTCATTTTCTCTACgacaggtaattttttttttaatcttttgttgCATAACTTATGGACTTAATAATTCtaataatatatgtattttgcaTTTAGTCATGTAGTAAAGGAGTGGTCGTGTGGCCACTGCCTGCCTCTATTCTATTAGGCACAGCCTTCCCTTtgcttcagttttttttttttaaaatcaccatttaaacAGTGCGTTTTTATACATGACAATGACAAATTAGTCACGGAAAAATGACTAAGAGGTATGTGCTAGTCATCTGTAATATTTTCTATACTAACGGCTAATTCTAATACATGGGTTAACTCgaaatattttggtattttttttaaacaaatacatagaagggaaagggaagaaaaaactAAATGAGAGAATCTTTCTCACTGTTGAtcccaagagaaaagaaaaaagagaggaattAGGAATGCTTCCAAATACTAAGTTCGAAACGGTCCACTTGGCAGTGTTGCGTGCACGATAATTGGCCTTCCTAGAAATATTAGATGCAGTCTATTTAGGCATAAAATGCAGAAGATAATGTGTCAACAATAACAGAAGAAAAGTTCCACTCAGTAAAACATTTGGCATTGTTAATAGCcaatatagaagtcaaagaaTCCCTTTCCAACATGAGAGAAGAATAGCCCTCCAGTGAAGCAAGTTGAACAGCCAGAAGAGCTGCGGTTGCTTCACCCAAATTCACGATGGTAGTTTGTGGGATAAAGTATTATTGATTAGAAGTAGGGAGACTTTAGGCACAATATAGGCATCAAGAACCAAATAGTGTTGTCCAAGTAGAACTGTTCTTTTGACCAGTGCAACACCACTGTAGGCATTCTGCTACCTCCTTCACTACATTGCCACTAATTAACAGTTACCACATCCACCTCTTGAACAGTTCCATCCTACCACATCTAGCCTTCCAACATATTATTGTCATCTACCGCCACCCACCAATGAAAACTGTGTTAGAACAGTGACAACCGCCAAATGTCTGGTTGAGGAGACCTGCATTGCAAGGAAGGTACGAAAGTTAGAGAGGTACGCCAGTGATGTAAACGGAATCACCTAAGTCAACAAGAAAAAAGTGAAGATGATAAACCGAGTGTAGGCAAAGGGAATAAAAGTGAGTGTACCTACTTGCTGTCTCTGTCTCTTCTAAATATGGTAGATGGACTATGGGCGCCAAGTTGACATCTACCAAAGGCAAGAACCCAGTATGAGAAGTTAGGTATGAAAAGCGTGAAATAATTATGGAATGTAATAAATTGTCAAATGTCCAGCAATTGATTTTCCCCCTTCATAGAATCCCTCAATTATGAGTTTTCCTACAAAATCAACCCTAAGTTGGCAAGATAATAAAGGGCGGATCACATTGCCTTAGAGCACTCTCAATGGATTATCTGTTTGCAATTttaagctagaatagataacaaaagtgctaaaaagagactccatcagtttatgtattccaactctataatagatttttcttaattccataaatagtcCAACTCTACGagtagagttatactattcactaatcttttttttttctttttttttttttattattcttttgtaTAATAAATAATGCTCCATGTATTGAAATATTGCCACTTTTTGCGGATTTTAGAGACGAGCAACAGCATGACTTATACAATATAAGAGTaggaagaaattgaaaaaaaaaaatcaagaggatTAGGCCAGGCTGACATTTGCTGCCAATGACAAGGATCTAATTTTCGGTTGAAACCCTAATGACGTTCAAGATCGAGCAATTAAAAAACTATAGACTTACTCAAGATTaactctattttaattaaatatgtcaaaCTTAAGTTGTGACATATATTACTTTTCTCTCGATCATCTCTTTCCAAATTTAATTACTATCATATGATCTTTACTTACTTTACCCTAATTCCTACCATGCATGCATctgacgtaaaatggtttttggtAAACAATTTGGGATTTGTGTTACCTATCTACTTCCATCATTTGATAATCGGTTTGAACATGCAAATTGGCATTTAATATATgattagataatatattttttaaactaataatatatattccaATACATCAAACAATCTTATATTAATTGCTTAAtctgttgctttttttttttttttaatctattagCGCAAAAAGACACAAAAAAGAGGGACCTAAACATTATACATAGATGTACATGTACATTATACATGATACACGCTCACACGTATATACATAaacaaatagaaagaaaaatgattaatttatacAAGTCTTATATTGACTTAATCAAGAAAATATTAGTGGATTTAAAATTAAAGTATTGACTTAGCTACAATATTGTATAATTTCGTTGATTCATTTACAACAATGGGGCGTAAGGTGAGTAATGTTTTAAATTCTTTAAAGGGTCAAGAAACTCAAAGCCACTATTCTTGAACAACTTGGAGTCAAATAATTGTGCCACGTGTACGTACACCACACAATCTAATACTTGACACGTCAATAtctaacatattaattaagtaCACTAAACTACAATTTAcaattatatgtttatgttaaaaaaaaaaaaggaagaaaaaaaattggccaTCGATATAGGATTGAGATATTTTTTTGCACAACAATACTAATGTgtccagtatttttttttaaaaaaaataaataaataaaattgagaatgctgaacacatcagcattgttgtgTAGCTAGCATATCTCTATGAGATTATATAGAAATCCTATTTGATTTAGATTTCGAACATGTTTTGATTTATATATgcttatatactatatttaaaGATGTATATAGTTGAGTGTATcttaagaaagaagaatatgACTTAGATGGAGtaaattagttatttattcTAAATTCCTCAATatgatttgatttgtatttatttatttttttatttatttgatttggaCATTAATAACACTTTACTTATGAATATTAGGATACCaaagaaatcaatttttttttttaataaaaaaaatatagatcaAACTTTCATTTAACAAAATTGAGGGAATTAACTAAAGCAAATTGctataagaaaataaagcatGTTACTCTAAAGTTACAATGTCACAGATACACAAATGAATTTCTTCTATCTAAACAATACACGTGACTTGATTTTATTGTAGCCTTGGCTAACCCATGCGTAGCAAAATTTGCCTCTCTTTGTATAACCAATCTGCCAAATCCGA contains the following coding sequences:
- the LOC133872276 gene encoding uncharacterized protein LOC133872276, with amino-acid sequence MTRGNQREKDRERAQSRTGKGSKTKEDGLTPEQRRERDAKALQEKTAKKAAQASGGGGNTSGGGKSENKK